In Campylobacter concisus, the genomic stretch AGTTTTTGGATAAATTTAGTGGTGAAATTTATAATGAGATCACCGAAAACTACTGTTGTGGCGCTTATGTAAACGCCAAAAACGTAGCTAAACTAAAGGCTGACTATGAAGCAGGTGGTGAGATAAAAGATGCGATTGATGGCTTTTACGCTCAAAATTTACCTGCATTTTTAGATGCGCTAAACTACGCATGCGAGCTAGAAATAGGCCTGCTCGAGGCCACTGAGGTCGTGGAGCCAAATCCACTTGATCTAAACAAATCAAGCTCATATTCAAATCTCTTTAACTGCGATCCAAATGGGGCTATCATCTACGCACAGACCGCAGTGCAGCAGATTGGAGAGGCAGTAGAGCAAGAAGAGACTGGCAAAAAGTCGATTTTTGAGAAGATCAAAGGGCTATTTAAATAAATTTGAAAGGATAAAAATGGCAACCGAACATAGCTTTGATATAAGTGCTGAGGTCGATATGATGGAGGTTAAAAACGCTCTTGAGACGGCGAAAAAAGAGATCGCGGCGAGATATGATTTTAAAGGGCTTGCGGCCGAGGTCGAGCTAAATGAAAAGGAGAAATTTATCACGCTTCTTAGCTCAAGCGACAACAAGATCGATGCGCTAAAAGACATCGTGATCTCAAAGCTCATCAAGCGCAACATCCCACCAGTTGCGATCACAGAGACAAAAAGAGAGCCAGCGAGTGGTGGAAATTTAAAAGCGACGCTAAAGCTAAACGACACGCTTGACGCTGAAAACTCAAAAAAGATCACTAAGGCTATAAAAGACTCAAAGATCAAGGTGAGCGCGCAGATCAGGGGCGAAGAGATCAGAGTGACAAGTAAAAGCATAGATGACTTGCAAGAGTGCATAAAGCTGGTGAGGGGGTTAAATTTAGAACTTCCGATCAGTTTTAAAAACCTAAAATAGTGCACATTTTCGCTTCATTATGCGTTGTTGATTCAAATTTTTGCTCGGTCATTACCCGCTCGGTAACTTCCATCACAAAAATTTAAATCGCCTAGCCTAATTTTGCGAAATAGCTGCGTGATTTTTATATTTAAAAATTTTATAGGATTTTGGGCTAAATCATGCGAAATTTCGCATAATTTTTGTATTTAAAATTTGTCGAATTTATGGGTGAATTTTACCTTATCATTTTGCATTCAATTTTGATCTATCTAAAAAAGAAGGACAAAAAATGAGCTTTTTTAAGAAAATTCTCGGTAAACAAATCGATCTTGGCAAGCAAATGCCGATCTATTTTGTAAGTAGCGACGAAGACTATATGCAGCGTGCATTTGAGCAAGCTCGTGAGAGCTTTAGATATTTTTGGCGTGAGGTTTACTGGGAACGCCACAGGATCGTACCAGCACTTGACTATGCGATGGTAAAAATTTGCTTCTTAGATGTCGTAAATGGCGA encodes the following:
- a CDS encoding YajQ family cyclic di-GMP-binding protein gives rise to the protein MATEHSFDISAEVDMMEVKNALETAKKEIAARYDFKGLAAEVELNEKEKFITLLSSSDNKIDALKDIVISKLIKRNIPPVAITETKREPASGGNLKATLKLNDTLDAENSKKITKAIKDSKIKVSAQIRGEEIRVTSKSIDDLQECIKLVRGLNLELPISFKNLK